The following coding sequences are from one Mesorhizobium onobrychidis window:
- a CDS encoding MgtC/SapB family protein, which yields MDTLIARLGLALAIGLLVGLERGWRERDAPDRSRTAGIRTFGISGLLGGILAALADALGAVSVLVGGFIAFAAIFAWYKAREAAQDEDFSVTGVIAGLGVFALGALSVAGDYRAAAAGGAALAAVLASREILHGLLKRLTWIELRSALILAVMTAIVLPLLPNRTMDPWGGFNPWEVWFLTVLMASISFAGYVAVRVLGTRRGLLVSSLVGAVVSSTAVTMALARNAASASNPRPLAGAASLAAMVSVLRVCAVVLILEPSVFGAVGIPAIGAALAFAACGAFMLAHDQGKREKGALARNPFELGPLLLFALLFAVVATASAALAVQFGGRGLLATSALAGTFDVDVSVLSALRLVKHSVPVGTVGQAVLVALVANAIGRLSLAVFAGPVRFWLPLGGATLLAAITGYFATVLLPNV from the coding sequence ATGGATACGCTCATCGCCCGGCTTGGACTGGCCCTGGCAATCGGTCTCCTCGTCGGATTGGAGCGCGGCTGGCGCGAGCGGGACGCACCGGACCGCAGCCGCACGGCCGGCATTCGCACATTCGGCATATCCGGCCTGCTCGGCGGCATTCTCGCAGCGCTCGCCGATGCGCTCGGTGCAGTTTCCGTGCTGGTCGGCGGGTTCATCGCCTTTGCAGCAATCTTCGCCTGGTACAAGGCGCGCGAGGCGGCCCAAGACGAGGATTTCAGCGTCACGGGGGTGATCGCCGGCCTTGGCGTGTTTGCGCTCGGTGCACTTTCGGTCGCCGGTGACTATCGGGCCGCGGCTGCCGGAGGGGCGGCACTTGCGGCGGTCCTTGCCAGTCGCGAGATCCTGCACGGTCTCCTGAAGCGACTGACCTGGATCGAGCTTCGCTCGGCGCTGATCCTTGCGGTGATGACGGCGATCGTTTTGCCCTTGTTGCCAAACCGGACGATGGATCCTTGGGGCGGGTTCAATCCTTGGGAGGTCTGGTTCCTGACGGTGCTGATGGCGTCGATTTCGTTCGCCGGCTATGTCGCCGTCCGCGTCCTGGGAACCAGGCGCGGTCTGCTCGTCAGCTCGCTCGTTGGTGCGGTCGTATCTTCCACCGCCGTAACCATGGCGCTTGCGCGCAACGCCGCGTCCGCGAGCAATCCACGGCCGCTCGCAGGCGCGGCTTCGCTGGCGGCGATGGTTTCGGTGCTGCGGGTCTGCGCCGTGGTGCTGATCCTTGAGCCAAGCGTGTTTGGAGCAGTCGGCATTCCGGCGATTGGCGCGGCGCTCGCTTTCGCCGCCTGCGGCGCATTCATGTTGGCCCACGACCAGGGAAAACGCGAAAAGGGCGCACTGGCTCGCAATCCATTCGAATTGGGCCCGTTGCTGCTTTTCGCCTTGCTTTTTGCCGTCGTCGCGACCGCGAGCGCTGCATTGGCTGTTCAATTCGGTGGGCGCGGCTTGCTGGCGACCTCGGCGCTTGCAGGAACGTTCGATGTCGACGTCTCGGTGCTCAGCGCGTTGCGCCTGGTCAAGCATTCGGTCCCTGTCGGGACAGTGGGTCAGGCAGTGCTGGTGGCGCTGGTGGCAAACGCGATTGGCCGCCTGTCGCTGGCCGTATTTGCCGGGCCCGTCAGGTTCTGGTTGCCTTTGGGCGGCGCAACCCTGCTGGCGGCGATCACCGGTTACTTCGCCACGGTCCTGCTGCCGAACGTCTGA
- the trxC gene encoding thioredoxin TrxC — protein MAQQDFVVCSECGGVNRLPQAHNALEAKCGRCGIKLFSGHPQDVNAEIFDRQITRSSLPVVVDIWAPWCGPCQMMAPAYEAAANELEPHVRLIKLNSDKEQAVSAKFGIRGIPTMILFHGGREIARTSGAMTVGQIVRWVRDRLPTVAA, from the coding sequence ATGGCACAGCAGGATTTCGTGGTTTGCAGCGAATGTGGCGGGGTCAACCGTCTGCCGCAGGCCCACAATGCTTTGGAGGCAAAATGCGGGAGATGCGGGATCAAACTGTTTTCGGGACACCCGCAAGACGTCAACGCTGAGATTTTCGATCGCCAGATCACGCGCAGCAGCCTTCCCGTCGTGGTCGACATCTGGGCGCCCTGGTGCGGCCCCTGCCAGATGATGGCGCCGGCGTACGAGGCGGCGGCCAACGAACTGGAACCCCATGTCCGCTTGATCAAGCTCAACTCCGACAAGGAACAGGCTGTTTCGGCAAAGTTCGGCATTCGCGGCATCCCGACGATGATCCTCTTCCATGGCGGGCGTGAAATTGCGCGCACATCCGGCGCGATGACGGTGGGGCAGATCGTCAGATGGGTTCGCGACCGTCTGCCAACTGTCGCCGCCTGA
- a CDS encoding heavy metal translocating P-type ATPase — MNESVLRRALLVIAVLGLAVGIGIWRTGLGPVEAGTIWAVATLPVVAALAISILRDFWIGRFGVDAIALVSMSAALLLGQPLAAIVVAIMYAGGTVLEDFARGRAERNLKALTDRSPRVAHRKSTQGIETIAVEDVTVGDHLLVRAGELLPVDGVLLDASASLDESAVTGEPLPERRSAGDLLRSGTVNAGEAFSMRASALSEQSTYAAIVRMVAAAQTAKAPFIRMADRFALFLLPVTLLVSGIAWYVSGDPIRALAVLVVATPCPLILAAPVAFIGGVSRAAHGGILMKGSAALEALAQARTAIFDKTGTLTIGGAELIEIDVAPGRDPDELLRLLASLEQASHHVLADSIARAARARHLQLSHPCDVREYRGAGLKGQVENVSIAAGSRHLVLAHKPLPTWARSGEDRYRDEPVLRVFVALGKRLAGVFTFGDALQTDARDTLGELRQAGIKRVVMLTGDDSVAAERISRLLDLDVIVANATPAEKVAAVEVEKTQAPTMMVGDGINDAPALAAATVGVAMGARGATASSEAADVIILADRLQPVAEAMRIAQRTRAIALQSIIAGLALSALAMAAAAMGQITPVAGALLQEGIDVAVILNALRALGDGRLGRA, encoded by the coding sequence ATGAACGAGTCTGTCCTGCGCCGCGCCTTGCTGGTCATCGCCGTCCTGGGGCTGGCGGTCGGCATCGGGATTTGGCGAACCGGTCTTGGCCCCGTTGAGGCCGGCACGATCTGGGCGGTGGCGACCTTGCCTGTAGTTGCTGCTCTCGCCATCTCCATATTGCGCGATTTCTGGATCGGCCGCTTCGGCGTCGATGCCATCGCACTGGTCTCGATGTCCGCAGCCCTGCTGCTAGGCCAACCCCTGGCCGCAATAGTGGTCGCGATCATGTATGCCGGCGGCACGGTGCTTGAGGATTTTGCCCGTGGGCGCGCGGAGCGCAACCTCAAGGCGCTGACAGACAGGTCGCCGCGCGTTGCGCACCGGAAGTCGACACAAGGGATAGAAACCATCGCTGTTGAGGACGTCACCGTCGGCGACCACCTCCTCGTGCGCGCTGGTGAGTTGCTGCCTGTCGACGGGGTCCTGCTCGACGCTTCGGCCTCACTCGACGAGTCCGCTGTGACTGGCGAACCTTTGCCGGAACGCCGCAGCGCCGGCGACCTGCTGCGTAGCGGCACCGTCAATGCGGGCGAGGCTTTCAGCATGCGGGCTTCAGCCCTGTCCGAACAAAGCACATACGCGGCGATCGTTCGCATGGTTGCGGCGGCGCAGACGGCGAAAGCCCCCTTTATCCGGATGGCCGATCGTTTCGCCCTGTTCCTGCTCCCTGTCACGTTGCTGGTTTCCGGCATCGCCTGGTACGTCTCCGGCGATCCGATCAGAGCGCTCGCCGTCCTGGTGGTCGCTACACCTTGCCCGCTCATCCTCGCCGCCCCCGTTGCTTTCATTGGCGGCGTGTCACGCGCCGCGCATGGCGGCATCCTGATGAAGGGCTCTGCGGCGCTGGAGGCCCTTGCACAGGCTCGGACCGCGATCTTCGACAAAACCGGCACCTTGACCATCGGCGGCGCCGAGCTGATCGAAATCGACGTGGCGCCCGGCCGTGATCCCGACGAGCTTCTGCGACTGTTGGCATCGCTGGAACAGGCCTCGCACCATGTGCTCGCCGACTCGATCGCCCGAGCGGCGCGCGCCAGGCACCTGCAGCTCTCGCATCCGTGCGATGTTCGCGAGTACCGTGGGGCCGGCCTGAAGGGGCAAGTCGAGAACGTGTCGATCGCGGCGGGCTCGCGTCATCTCGTGCTCGCTCACAAACCGCTACCGACCTGGGCGAGAAGCGGCGAAGACCGGTACCGGGACGAGCCGGTGCTGAGGGTCTTTGTTGCGCTTGGCAAGCGCCTTGCCGGTGTTTTTACATTCGGGGACGCCTTGCAAACGGACGCACGGGATACGTTGGGCGAACTTCGGCAAGCCGGCATCAAGCGTGTCGTCATGCTTACAGGCGACGACAGCGTGGCGGCCGAGCGCATTTCCCGCTTGCTTGACCTCGATGTGATAGTCGCCAATGCCACCCCCGCCGAAAAGGTCGCGGCAGTCGAGGTCGAGAAAACGCAGGCACCCACAATGATGGTCGGCGACGGTATCAACGATGCCCCTGCCCTCGCCGCCGCGACGGTCGGTGTTGCCATGGGTGCCCGCGGTGCAACGGCCTCTTCGGAGGCGGCCGACGTCATCATACTGGCCGACAGGTTGCAGCCGGTCGCCGAAGCGATGCGGATTGCCCAACGCACCCGCGCGATTGCCCTGCAAAGCATCATCGCCGGGCTCGCGCTCTCGGCTTTGGCGATGGCTGCCGCAGCCATGGGGCAGATCACGCCAGTGGCAGGCGCATTGCTTCAGGAAGGGATCGACGTCGCGGTCATCCTTAACGCGCTGCGCGCTCTTGGCGATGGACGTCTCGGGCGCGCATAG